A region from the Cystobacter ferrugineus genome encodes:
- a CDS encoding Ppx/GppA phosphatase family protein, which yields MPRYATIDVGTNAVLLLVADRQPDGRFQAVRERTEITRLGRGVDKSRRLSTEGMEDTLQVLSAVASEARSLGAEAIAVSATSAARDAENGAEFLSAAQQRAGVTVDIISGELEAQLCFTSAWADFGRDASGPLVVMDTGGGSTEFIYGDTQGRVSFCHSFDVGSVRMTERFVTSDPLTAEDRARVEAHLRETFSALPPCPPGARLVGMSGTVTTLFAVQHAIDPYDSERVHGGTLLLVQLEALADKLCGLPLAERRKLPGLQPKREDVIPAGCLILLEGLRALGLDRCLVSDRGLCWGLLAHRFGATHS from the coding sequence ATGCCTCGGTACGCCACCATCGACGTCGGGACCAACGCGGTCCTCCTGCTCGTCGCCGACCGCCAGCCCGATGGCCGCTTCCAGGCCGTCCGCGAGCGCACTGAAATCACCCGCCTGGGCCGGGGCGTGGACAAGAGCCGCCGCCTCTCGACCGAGGGCATGGAGGACACCCTCCAGGTGCTCTCCGCTGTCGCCTCCGAGGCCCGGAGCCTCGGCGCGGAGGCCATCGCCGTGTCCGCCACCAGCGCCGCGCGCGACGCGGAGAACGGTGCCGAGTTCCTCTCCGCCGCCCAACAGCGCGCCGGCGTCACCGTGGACATCATCTCCGGCGAACTGGAGGCGCAGCTGTGCTTCACCTCGGCCTGGGCGGACTTCGGGCGTGACGCCTCGGGGCCCCTCGTGGTGATGGATACCGGCGGCGGCTCCACCGAGTTCATCTACGGCGACACCCAGGGCCGCGTGTCCTTCTGCCACAGCTTCGATGTGGGCTCGGTGCGCATGACCGAGCGCTTCGTGACGTCGGATCCGCTGACCGCCGAGGACCGGGCCCGCGTGGAGGCCCACCTGCGCGAGACGTTCTCCGCCTTGCCCCCCTGCCCTCCGGGCGCCCGGCTCGTGGGCATGTCCGGCACGGTGACGACGCTCTTCGCCGTGCAGCACGCCATCGACCCGTACGACTCCGAGCGCGTGCACGGGGGCACCCTCCTGCTCGTCCAATTGGAGGCGCTGGCGGACAAGCTGTGCGGGTTGCCGCTCGCCGAGCGACGGAAACTGCCCGGCCTCCAGCCCAAGCGCGAGGACGTGATTCCCGCCGGCTGCCTCATCCTGCTCGAGGGCCTTCGGGCACTCGGGCTCGACCGCTGCCTCGTGAGTGACCGGGGCCTGTGTTGGGGCCTGCTCGCGCACCGGTTCGGAGCCACCCACTCATGA
- a CDS encoding SCO family protein yields the protein MAGFLGVLLLAAVAHAQHDSPSTAVRLVDAELLNQEGVPVHFKREVLSDKIIVMDFVFTSCTTVCPVLSSLLAGVQESLGERLETEVRLVSVSLDPVRDTPARLKAYATRYKARQGWTWLTGDKQGVVQVLGGLGAYAPDYNNHAPMVLVGDMRTGKWVRLNGFPSQEQILARVNELAAARRSSTTVEPPPGTGSASQPEEKSRSYFTDTPLLTQEGKTVRFFSDVLKDRVVVISFFFTRCQTACPLLTQKLLQVKRELGAQFGKEVHFLSISVDPAFDTPRELKKFAQRYQAETEGWTFLTGSKEDVGQVLSRLGQTVGEVEDHTTLFIAGNVRSRHWTRLRSDTPAVAIAERLRDLAGRP from the coding sequence GTGGCAGGTTTCCTGGGGGTGCTGCTGCTGGCGGCGGTGGCGCATGCACAGCATGATTCTCCCTCCACCGCGGTCCGCCTCGTCGACGCGGAACTGCTCAATCAGGAGGGCGTGCCCGTCCACTTCAAGCGCGAGGTCCTCTCCGACAAGATCATCGTCATGGACTTCGTCTTCACCTCCTGCACCACCGTGTGCCCCGTACTCTCCTCGCTCCTCGCCGGGGTGCAGGAGTCGCTCGGCGAGCGATTGGAGACGGAGGTGCGGCTGGTGTCTGTCTCCCTCGACCCCGTACGGGACACGCCCGCGCGGTTGAAGGCCTATGCCACGCGGTACAAGGCCCGCCAGGGATGGACCTGGCTCACCGGAGACAAACAGGGCGTGGTCCAGGTGCTCGGGGGTCTGGGGGCCTACGCGCCTGATTACAACAACCATGCTCCCATGGTGCTGGTGGGAGACATGCGCACGGGCAAGTGGGTGCGGCTCAATGGCTTTCCCAGCCAGGAGCAGATCCTGGCGAGGGTGAACGAGCTGGCCGCGGCCCGCCGGAGCAGCACGACTGTCGAGCCACCTCCCGGCACGGGCTCGGCCTCGCAGCCCGAGGAGAAGTCCAGGAGCTACTTCACCGATACGCCCCTGCTCACGCAGGAGGGCAAGACGGTCCGGTTCTTCAGTGACGTGTTGAAGGATCGGGTGGTCGTCATCTCCTTCTTCTTCACGCGGTGCCAGACCGCCTGTCCGCTGCTCACCCAGAAGCTCCTGCAGGTCAAGCGGGAACTGGGCGCGCAATTCGGCAAGGAGGTGCACTTCCTCTCCATCAGCGTGGACCCTGCCTTCGACACACCTCGGGAGTTGAAGAAGTTCGCCCAGCGCTACCAGGCGGAGACCGAGGGGTGGACCTTCCTCACCGGGAGCAAGGAGGACGTGGGCCAGGTGCTCAGCAGGCTCGGGCAGACCGTGGGAGAGGTCGAGGATCACACCACCCTGTTCATCGCCGGGAATGTCAGGAGCAGGCACTGGACTCGGCTGCGGTCGGACACGCCCGCGGTGGCCATTGCCGAGCGCTTGAGAGATCTGGCCGGGCGTCCGTGA
- the hemE gene encoding uroporphyrinogen decarboxylase — MNDRLLRAARRQPTDTTPVWLMRQAGRYLPEYRAIRGNIAFLDLCKHPDLAAEVTVQPITRLGVDAAIIFSDILIPVEAMGIELELGDKGPHFPNPVRSAADIERLGVPDPVQGTGFVAEAIRRTRRALNDSVPVIGFCGAPFTLAAYMVEGGGSKSYILIKRLLFEQPQLVHTLFEKLTRTLIPYLLMQVEAGASIVQIFDSWGGELSPWDYERFCLPYLTRMVKEVQAKGVPVILFGTGMSNHLPLLKRTGADVIGQDWRTPLDEARRVLGPDVAVQGNLDPLHLFLPREELEARVVDILRRAGPVGHICNLGHGILPPTDPEAAKFFVDAVHKHGFALRQSP, encoded by the coding sequence TTGAACGACCGCCTCCTTCGCGCCGCCCGCCGCCAGCCCACGGACACGACCCCCGTGTGGCTCATGCGCCAGGCGGGCCGCTACCTGCCCGAGTACAGGGCCATCCGCGGCAACATCGCCTTCCTGGACCTGTGCAAGCACCCGGACCTCGCCGCCGAGGTCACCGTCCAGCCCATCACCCGCCTGGGCGTGGACGCGGCCATCATCTTCTCGGACATCCTCATCCCCGTGGAGGCCATGGGCATCGAGCTGGAGCTGGGCGACAAGGGGCCGCACTTCCCCAACCCCGTCCGCTCCGCCGCCGACATCGAGCGGCTCGGCGTGCCCGACCCCGTTCAGGGCACCGGCTTCGTGGCCGAGGCCATCCGCCGCACCCGGCGCGCCCTCAACGACTCGGTGCCCGTCATCGGCTTCTGCGGTGCCCCCTTCACCCTCGCCGCCTACATGGTCGAGGGCGGCGGCTCCAAGAGCTACATCCTCATCAAGCGCCTGCTCTTCGAGCAGCCCCAGCTCGTCCACACGCTCTTCGAGAAGCTCACGCGCACGCTCATCCCCTACCTGCTCATGCAGGTGGAGGCCGGCGCGAGCATCGTGCAGATCTTCGACTCGTGGGGTGGTGAGCTCTCTCCCTGGGACTACGAGCGCTTCTGCCTGCCGTACCTCACGCGCATGGTGAAGGAGGTGCAGGCCAAGGGCGTGCCCGTCATCCTCTTCGGCACCGGCATGTCCAACCACCTGCCGCTGCTCAAGCGCACTGGCGCGGACGTCATCGGCCAGGACTGGCGCACCCCCCTCGACGAGGCCCGCCGCGTGCTCGGCCCGGACGTGGCCGTGCAGGGCAACCTGGATCCGCTCCACCTCTTCCTGCCGCGCGAGGAGCTGGAAGCGCGCGTGGTGGACATCCTCCGGCGCGCGGGGCCCGTGGGCCACATCTGCAACCTCGGCCACGGCATCCTCCCGCCCACGGACCCGGAGGCCGCGAAGTTCTTCGTGGACGCCGTCCACAAGCACGGCTTCGCGCTGCGCCAGTCCCCCTGA
- a CDS encoding ABC transporter substrate-binding protein — protein sequence MRLGLCGWWLVTLFCCGAGRPMGLTAREQAGRKIYLEGESPTGREISAEIGAGARLPGSAVPCANCHGEEGRGRPEGGLLPPEITWSQLTRPYGHHHPNGRRHASFSDKSVARAVAEGLDPDGNRLDPAMPRYSMSAEDMASLMAYLQHLEAQGDPGLTESEIRLGVVLPTHGRLGEAGRAMAGLLKAYCDALNASGGIHGRRLELVLAEYDSDLGTGLASARELLARGSVFALLSGLVPGAERELAALAEQERIPLIGPMTPWTWEGEPPGRQVFFTLSGVGEQVQVLAEYAARELHKQGPRVAIIHPEQAGLTEAARAARGRFRAHGWEQVEVLRYERGSFDSEVAARLKRSGTRVVLFLGNEEELAGLMGKARALGWAPYLLLSGTLSARAAAQAPAFLDGHLFLAYSSLPSDEKPEAVESFNRLRAGVHAWERHRVPQVSAYTAAAVLTEALRRTGRQLSRARLLSHMEKLYAFEPGLVPPVSYGPERRVGARGAYVVTVDLTTRTFRPLGGWRALKP from the coding sequence ATGCGTCTCGGGCTCTGTGGCTGGTGGCTGGTGACCCTGTTCTGCTGCGGGGCCGGGCGCCCGATGGGGCTCACGGCGCGGGAGCAGGCGGGCAGGAAGATCTACCTGGAGGGAGAGAGCCCCACGGGGAGGGAGATCTCGGCGGAGATTGGCGCGGGGGCGCGCCTGCCGGGCAGTGCCGTGCCCTGCGCCAACTGCCATGGAGAGGAGGGCCGGGGCCGACCCGAGGGCGGGCTGCTGCCCCCGGAGATCACCTGGTCTCAACTGACCAGGCCCTACGGCCATCACCACCCGAATGGCAGGCGACACGCCTCTTTTTCGGACAAGAGCGTGGCCCGAGCCGTGGCCGAGGGGCTCGACCCTGACGGCAACCGATTGGATCCGGCCATGCCGCGCTACTCCATGTCCGCCGAGGACATGGCGAGCTTGATGGCCTACCTCCAGCACTTGGAGGCGCAGGGAGATCCCGGGCTGACGGAGTCGGAGATCCGGCTGGGGGTGGTGCTTCCCACGCACGGTCGGCTGGGTGAGGCAGGCCGGGCCATGGCGGGGTTGCTGAAAGCCTATTGCGATGCGCTCAACGCCTCGGGAGGGATTCACGGCCGCCGACTCGAGCTGGTCCTCGCGGAGTATGACAGTGATCTGGGCACGGGCCTCGCGAGCGCACGGGAGCTCCTGGCGCGGGGCTCTGTCTTCGCGCTGCTCAGCGGGCTGGTGCCGGGGGCGGAGAGGGAGCTGGCCGCGCTGGCCGAGCAGGAGCGGATTCCCCTCATTGGTCCGATGACGCCGTGGACGTGGGAGGGTGAGCCGCCCGGCCGCCAGGTCTTCTTCACCCTCTCTGGGGTAGGGGAGCAGGTCCAGGTCCTCGCCGAGTACGCCGCCAGGGAATTGCACAAGCAAGGGCCTCGGGTTGCCATCATCCACCCAGAGCAGGCGGGCTTGACCGAGGCGGCCCGTGCGGCGCGCGGGCGGTTTCGAGCGCATGGCTGGGAGCAGGTGGAGGTGCTGCGGTATGAGCGTGGAAGTTTCGACTCGGAGGTGGCCGCGCGGCTGAAACGGAGCGGCACGCGGGTGGTCCTGTTCCTCGGCAATGAGGAGGAACTGGCGGGGCTCATGGGCAAAGCGCGGGCGCTGGGCTGGGCTCCCTACCTGCTGCTCTCGGGGACGCTCTCGGCCCGGGCGGCGGCGCAGGCGCCGGCCTTCCTCGATGGGCACCTCTTCCTCGCCTACTCCAGCCTGCCCTCGGACGAGAAGCCCGAGGCGGTGGAGTCCTTCAATCGATTGAGGGCCGGGGTACACGCCTGGGAGCGCCACCGGGTGCCCCAGGTGTCCGCGTATACGGCCGCGGCCGTGCTGACCGAGGCCCTGCGCCGCACCGGCAGGCAGTTGAGCCGGGCCAGGCTGCTCAGCCATATGGAGAAGCTGTATGCCTTTGAACCCGGGTTGGTACCTCCGGTGAGCTACGGACCCGAGCGGCGCGTGGGCGCGCGGGGGGCCTATGTCGTCACCGTGGACCTCACGACTCGTACGTTCCGACCGCTCGGCGGGTGGAGGGCGCTGAAGCCCTGA
- a CDS encoding PQQ-dependent sugar dehydrogenase yields MRRVQHSFLLLASIAAPCAFAQTAPVNLALNKPIAASSTENPVALKAANANDGDLGTRWGSEFVSPTWITVDLGSEQSIGRVVLRWENAYATAYTIRVSNDGTTWSTVHTKTNGQGGTEDISFTPVLARYVSMYGTQKNGIYGYSLHEFEVYATSGGSQPDPDPTDPTDPAEPGTAPTVSYNARVTGNQTEPAAPFNITEVAAFNNPWGLDFLPDGRIVVTEKSDRMYIVTPAGVKTSISGLPVSVGANGGGGQSGLHDVATSPTFAQDRKLWFSYVAKGADNNNHLTLASARLDESGGTASLSNLQVIWQEPSSYSVRGQPGARIAFAPNGQHVYLAVGDGDIPAANGDRGHVAQQTDSALGKIIRLNLDGSTPSDNPEASLGGVRGQVWAKGFRNPYGLAFDGSGNLWLNEMGPASGDEFNFIIKGANYGWPLVSNGNHYNGDAYMPGQPYPRHDTAPQFTPPAAYWGWFSTTNSMSPSGLAFYNGNLFPQWKGSALLGSTSSIALYRVVIDPATNNVTGVERYGRSANNVYTGAVRALKVSPLDGSIWYVKGGGDGALRKLTPQ; encoded by the coding sequence ATGCGTCGCGTGCAGCACTCGTTTCTGCTACTGGCCAGCATCGCCGCCCCGTGCGCCTTCGCGCAGACCGCACCGGTCAACCTCGCGCTGAACAAGCCCATCGCCGCCAGCAGCACCGAGAACCCCGTGGCGCTCAAGGCCGCCAACGCCAACGACGGAGACCTGGGCACCCGCTGGGGCTCCGAGTTCGTGAGCCCCACGTGGATCACCGTCGACCTCGGCAGTGAGCAGTCGATCGGCCGCGTGGTGCTGCGCTGGGAGAACGCGTACGCCACCGCCTACACCATCCGGGTCTCCAACGACGGCACCACCTGGAGCACCGTGCATACCAAGACCAACGGCCAGGGGGGCACGGAAGACATCTCGTTCACTCCCGTCCTGGCGCGCTACGTCTCGATGTACGGCACGCAGAAGAACGGAATCTACGGCTACTCGCTGCACGAGTTCGAGGTCTACGCCACCAGCGGTGGCAGCCAGCCGGACCCGGATCCGACCGACCCGACGGATCCGGCCGAGCCGGGCACGGCGCCCACCGTGTCGTACAACGCGCGCGTCACCGGCAACCAGACGGAGCCCGCGGCGCCGTTCAACATCACCGAGGTGGCGGCGTTCAACAACCCGTGGGGTCTGGACTTCCTGCCCGACGGCCGCATCGTGGTCACCGAGAAGAGTGACCGCATGTACATCGTGACGCCGGCCGGCGTGAAGACGTCCATCAGCGGCCTGCCGGTCTCCGTGGGTGCCAACGGCGGTGGCGGCCAGAGCGGCCTCCACGACGTGGCGACCTCGCCGACCTTCGCCCAGGACCGCAAGCTGTGGTTCAGCTACGTGGCCAAGGGCGCGGACAACAACAACCACCTCACCCTGGCGTCCGCGCGCCTCGACGAGAGCGGTGGTACCGCGAGCCTGTCCAACCTCCAGGTCATCTGGCAGGAGCCGTCGAGCTACTCCGTCCGCGGTCAGCCGGGCGCGCGCATCGCGTTCGCTCCGAATGGCCAGCACGTCTACCTCGCCGTGGGCGACGGCGACATCCCGGCCGCCAATGGCGACCGCGGACACGTCGCGCAGCAGACGGACAGCGCGCTGGGCAAGATCATCCGCCTGAACCTCGACGGCAGCACCCCCAGCGACAACCCCGAGGCGTCTCTGGGCGGCGTGCGCGGGCAGGTGTGGGCCAAGGGCTTCCGCAATCCCTACGGCCTGGCGTTCGACGGCAGCGGCAACCTGTGGCTCAATGAGATGGGCCCCGCCTCCGGCGACGAGTTCAACTTCATCATCAAGGGTGCCAACTACGGCTGGCCTCTGGTGAGCAACGGCAACCACTACAACGGCGATGCCTACATGCCGGGCCAGCCGTATCCGCGCCACGACACCGCGCCGCAGTTCACGCCGCCGGCGGCGTACTGGGGCTGGTTCTCCACCACCAACTCCATGTCCCCGTCCGGGCTGGCGTTCTACAACGGCAACCTGTTCCCGCAGTGGAAGGGCTCCGCACTGCTCGGCTCCACCTCGTCCATCGCGCTGTACCGCGTGGTGATCGACCCGGCGACCAACAACGTCACGGGCGTCGAGCGCTACGGCCGCAGTGCGAACAACGTGTACACCGGTGCGGTGCGCGCGCTGAAGGTGTCTCCGCTCGATGGCAGCATCTGGTACGTCAAGGGCGGCGGTGACGGCGCCCTGCGCAAGCTGACCCCGCAGTAG
- a CDS encoding LysR family transcriptional regulator, translating to MRNSPPAESVTTDRLELMQTFIRIVDAGSLSSAAAQLGTTQPTVSRRLQALERSLGLRLIQRSTHAMKLTEDGARCYERAKELLANWEMFESDLRGASDEPEGTLRVVVPHAFGQQLLVGPLTEYLNRHARVSVEWLLHDRAVDFIADGIDCAIHVGEVHDPNVVAIRVAEVPRIVVAAPSVLSGVPMPTHPDELARLPWLSLRTFYRNEVSLTHVATGEVQPVVFHPRLSTDSLYAIRSAAVNGLGVCVASAWALHEDILQGRLVHLVPRWRAAPLPMYLIYPYARFHPARLRTFVELMRETIPSAVAVALDGG from the coding sequence ATGCGGAATTCCCCGCCCGCCGAGTCGGTCACCACCGACCGGCTCGAGCTGATGCAGACCTTCATCCGCATCGTCGACGCCGGCAGCCTCTCCTCCGCCGCCGCGCAACTGGGCACCACGCAGCCGACGGTGAGCCGCCGGTTGCAGGCGCTGGAGCGCTCGCTCGGGCTGCGGCTGATCCAGCGCTCGACCCATGCGATGAAGCTCACCGAAGACGGTGCGCGCTGCTACGAGCGCGCGAAGGAGTTGCTGGCCAACTGGGAAATGTTCGAGTCCGATCTGCGCGGCGCGAGCGACGAGCCGGAGGGCACGCTGCGCGTCGTGGTGCCCCACGCGTTCGGGCAACAGTTGCTGGTGGGGCCGCTGACGGAATACCTGAATCGCCACGCGCGGGTATCGGTCGAGTGGCTGCTGCACGACCGGGCGGTGGACTTCATCGCGGACGGCATCGACTGCGCGATCCACGTCGGTGAGGTGCATGACCCCAACGTGGTGGCGATCCGCGTGGCCGAGGTGCCGCGCATCGTCGTGGCCGCGCCGTCCGTGCTGTCAGGCGTGCCCATGCCGACCCATCCCGACGAGCTCGCGCGGCTGCCCTGGCTGTCGCTGCGCACGTTCTATCGCAACGAGGTCTCGCTGACCCACGTGGCCACTGGCGAGGTCCAACCCGTCGTCTTCCACCCGCGCCTGAGCACGGACAGCCTCTACGCCATCCGCAGCGCCGCGGTGAATGGCCTCGGCGTCTGCGTGGCCTCGGCCTGGGCGCTCCACGAAGACATCCTGCAAGGCCGGCTCGTGCACCTGGTGCCGCGCTGGAGGGCCGCTCCCTTGCCGATGTATCTGATCTACCCGTATGCGCGGTTCCATCCAGCGAGGCTGCGCACTTTCGTGGAGTTGATGCGGGAGACGATTCCGTCGGCCGTGGCGGTGGCCCTGGACGGGGGATGA
- a CDS encoding helix-turn-helix domain-containing protein produces the protein MSPPPRAVSDGPLSIQVILPPELPGVRVSRFRTDERLWRSVKERFSVTMTYSGRAEWWGHGKVRFTSPGTLDLKQSGQVHRDLRREGPSRFQVISFDEALVTGAREALGYPASSHLRRVQFAREQPTAAPFVRLHDLLGEDRVEPSNPLELQTALTEALSALATCFGDMDEPEWRARWPVRRALQALHDALEQGITLDALAERAGLDKFHLCRAFREEVGMPPYAYLTHLRISRAMGLLTQGLTPLEVALRVGLYDQSQLNRHFKRVIGLTPGQFARAVQ, from the coding sequence GTGAGCCCTCCCCCTCGCGCCGTCTCCGATGGCCCGCTCTCCATCCAGGTCATCCTCCCCCCCGAGCTGCCGGGCGTGCGGGTGTCGCGGTTCAGGACCGACGAGCGGCTGTGGCGCTCCGTGAAGGAGCGCTTCTCGGTGACGATGACGTATTCGGGCCGCGCGGAGTGGTGGGGCCATGGCAAGGTCCGGTTCACCTCTCCCGGGACGCTCGATCTCAAGCAGAGTGGCCAGGTCCACCGCGACCTGCGCCGCGAGGGTCCCTCCCGCTTCCAGGTGATCTCCTTCGATGAGGCGCTCGTCACCGGGGCCCGTGAGGCGCTGGGCTACCCGGCCTCCTCCCATCTGCGGCGGGTACAGTTCGCGCGCGAGCAACCCACGGCGGCCCCCTTCGTCCGTCTCCATGACCTGCTGGGCGAGGACAGGGTGGAGCCGTCCAACCCCCTCGAACTCCAGACGGCGTTGACCGAGGCGCTCTCCGCGCTGGCCACGTGCTTCGGTGACATGGACGAGCCGGAGTGGCGCGCTCGCTGGCCCGTCCGCCGGGCACTCCAGGCGCTGCACGACGCCTTGGAGCAGGGCATCACGCTGGACGCCCTGGCCGAGCGGGCGGGACTGGACAAGTTCCACCTGTGCCGTGCCTTCCGGGAAGAGGTGGGGATGCCGCCCTACGCGTACCTCACCCACCTGCGCATCTCCCGGGCCATGGGGCTGCTGACCCAGGGTCTGACGCCCTTGGAGGTCGCGCTCCGGGTGGGGCTCTATGATCAGAGCCAGCTCAACCGGCACTTCAAGCGCGTCATCGGGCTCACCCCGGGCCAGTTCGCGCGCGCCGTGCAGTGA
- a CDS encoding SDR family oxidoreductase: MSGIQDKVVVITGASSGIGEATSLLLAERGAKVVLGARRADRLEALASRIAAAGGEAAHACTDVKRRDDLSKLVKLACERYGKLDVLVNNAGVMPVSPLDDLRIEDWEEMIDVNIKGVLYGIAATLPVFRGQGFGHFVNIASTAGHRTVPNQSVYSGTKFAVRAISEGLRQEAGDKLRVTIISPGIVRTSFADGVTSPEVRAQLATLRDKLAMPPDAIARAIAFAIEQPADVDVNEIVIRPTAQV; the protein is encoded by the coding sequence ATGTCGGGAATCCAAGACAAGGTTGTCGTCATCACGGGTGCGAGCAGCGGAATCGGGGAGGCGACCTCGCTCCTGCTCGCCGAGCGGGGTGCGAAGGTCGTGCTCGGTGCTCGCCGAGCGGATCGCCTCGAGGCGCTCGCCAGCCGTATCGCGGCAGCGGGGGGCGAGGCGGCCCATGCATGTACGGACGTCAAACGGCGCGATGACCTGTCCAAGCTCGTCAAGTTGGCATGTGAGCGGTACGGCAAGCTCGACGTTCTCGTCAACAATGCCGGAGTCATGCCTGTCTCTCCCCTGGATGACCTGCGCATCGAGGATTGGGAGGAGATGATCGACGTCAACATCAAGGGGGTGCTGTATGGCATCGCCGCGACGCTGCCTGTCTTTCGTGGGCAGGGATTCGGGCATTTCGTCAACATCGCTTCCACGGCGGGACATCGCACCGTGCCGAACCAGTCAGTCTATTCCGGCACGAAGTTCGCCGTGCGCGCCATCTCCGAGGGGTTGCGCCAGGAGGCCGGCGACAAGCTGCGCGTGACAATCATTTCGCCTGGCATCGTCCGGACGAGCTTCGCGGATGGTGTGACGAGTCCGGAGGTGAGAGCCCAGCTCGCCACCTTGCGAGACAAGCTCGCGATGCCGCCGGATGCGATTGCCCGCGCCATCGCGTTCGCGATCGAGCAGCCGGCCGATGTCGATGTGAACGAGATCGTCATCCGTCCCACCGCGCAGGTGTAA
- a CDS encoding MFS transporter, whose translation MSFIRTVHSTAGNGPIAAVASAATTIRPSRPETASHSGGEPLSSGLRLLLAASAGLSVASLYYSQPMLGVMGANIGASDAAVGFLPTLTQLGYALGILLLAPLGDRFDRRRIILIKAAVLSVALLLGGLAPGISLLLVVSFAIGLTATLAQDIVPAAATLAPERERGKVVGTVMTGLLLGILLSRVISGVVAEHFGWRAMYMLAAASVALIGLVAWRGLPRFRPTSTLTYTALLGSLASLWREHGALRRATMAQSLLSVGFSAFWSTLAVMLHGAPFHLGSAAAGAFGLAGAAGALGAPVAGRIADRVGPEVVTRLGAGLTAVSFATMFASPWLEANTRLWLLAASAIGFDLGVQITLVAHQTIVFGLDPSARSRINAMLIFGMFIGMAIGAASGSLVLARWGWVAVTLLATTSALAALLVRLWPGLRASAPSTRRAVGTYES comes from the coding sequence ATGTCCTTCATTCGTACCGTACATAGCACCGCCGGAAACGGTCCTATCGCCGCGGTGGCCTCCGCCGCCACTACGATCCGGCCGTCGCGGCCCGAGACCGCCAGCCACAGTGGCGGCGAGCCCTTGTCGAGCGGCCTGCGCCTGCTACTGGCCGCGAGCGCCGGGCTGTCGGTGGCATCGCTCTACTACAGCCAGCCGATGCTGGGAGTGATGGGGGCCAACATTGGCGCTTCGGACGCCGCGGTGGGGTTCCTGCCCACGCTCACCCAACTGGGATACGCGCTGGGCATCCTGCTGCTGGCGCCCCTGGGCGACCGCTTCGACCGGCGCCGCATCATCCTCATCAAGGCCGCCGTCCTGAGCGTGGCGCTGCTGCTGGGCGGCCTCGCTCCCGGCATCAGCCTGCTGTTGGTGGTGAGCTTCGCCATCGGCCTGACGGCGACCCTGGCGCAGGACATCGTGCCGGCCGCCGCGACCCTCGCGCCCGAGAGGGAGCGCGGCAAGGTGGTCGGCACGGTGATGACGGGCCTGCTGCTCGGCATCCTGCTGTCTCGCGTCATCAGCGGAGTGGTCGCCGAGCACTTCGGCTGGCGCGCCATGTACATGCTCGCCGCCGCCAGCGTGGCGCTGATCGGCCTGGTGGCATGGCGCGGCCTGCCCCGCTTCCGCCCGACCAGCACGCTCACGTACACGGCCCTGCTCGGCTCGCTCGCCAGCCTGTGGCGCGAGCACGGTGCCCTGCGCCGGGCCACGATGGCGCAGAGCCTGCTCTCGGTCGGCTTCAGTGCGTTCTGGTCGACCCTCGCCGTGATGCTGCATGGCGCACCGTTTCACCTGGGCAGCGCGGCCGCTGGTGCCTTCGGCCTGGCTGGCGCGGCCGGGGCGCTGGGCGCGCCGGTGGCGGGCCGTATCGCGGACCGCGTCGGCCCCGAAGTGGTCACGCGCCTGGGCGCCGGACTGACCGCCGTCTCGTTCGCCACGATGTTCGCGTCGCCGTGGCTCGAAGCGAACACCCGGCTGTGGCTGCTCGCCGCCAGCGCGATCGGCTTCGACCTCGGCGTCCAGATCACGCTCGTGGCGCATCAGACGATCGTCTTTGGCCTCGATCCCTCCGCACGCAGCAGGATCAACGCCATGCTGATCTTCGGCATGTTCATCGGCATGGCCATCGGCGCGGCGAGCGGCAGCCTCGTGCTGGCCCGGTGGGGATGGGTGGCGGTGACGCTGCTGGCGACCACCTCGGCGCTGGCGGCCTTGCTGGTCCGCCTGTGGCCGGGGCTCAGGGCTTCAGCGCCCTCCACCCGCCGAGCGGTCGGAACGTACGAGTCGTGA